In Peromyscus eremicus chromosome X, PerEre_H2_v1, whole genome shotgun sequence, the sequence TGTGTGGAACCCTCGGCAGGACAGGCTTTCAAACACTGTAAAATAGACAAGTGTGTACCAAGAAATCCAGTTGACAAAGTCCTCATGCAGTTTGGTATCACATCCTGACAAACCTGCCCGGTGGACATTTCCAGAATATTCACCTCCCCGTATCCCCataatttttttaagaactaTACATCATATTTCCATCTAACCTGCTGGATAAGCACACCTCACCATGAGTGATGGACCACAAAAGCTGGAAAGCTGGAGCGCACAGCACAACTAGGAGGCAGCTTGGCGGGTTGCAGAGTGTCTGTTCCAGGAAGCTCTGCTGGTCTGCTGCCAGTGTCCctcacaagttcttactgcttgTATGTGCTTGAGCAGGGAGGGTCTGGTGAATCTGGTCAATTTCAAGGACTTCTTGAAGAGAGTCCTTTGCTTCCTGAGCTCAGCAGCccccctgcaggatggaatgttttcaCCTCTTCTTAGAACACCCTGCATTTTAATGAGCCTTCCTCAAAGATGGGATGTTTGATCTTGAAGGAAATTGCATTTCACCTCTTCCTCCAAGCTTTGAACTTTCTCAGTGCCCTCTTTAACAATGGCCCCTGAGCTTTGGAGGGGGTGACAAAAATCTTCTGACTTGAATGTCTAACTCCAGAGCAGTCATGAACCCTTGTGTTATTATGTTTATCCCCCTGTTTCCCCATGTGTGGGTGGTGGTGAGTCTTGCTGGTGATTCTTTTGTCATGAAAGACAAGTGAGAAGAAAAAAGGCTATCCAAAAGAACACCACCAGCAGTAATAACCCATggttgtgaacacacacacacattcagaagcACCTTCGCCAACATATCACAGGCATTTATCCAAGCATTAACAAGTGTTTCTCCACTGAGAAGTTCATGACCGCAGATTTTGTCCAAGTTCCCAGTACCTGAAGAGAAGTCCcctctgtggagcaggccttaacTCCAATCAGAAGGCTGACTCAGTTTGGAACCATGCTTTCCGTTACTGCATTAGCTGGCATGTGTCTGGCACTTCTGTCATAAAGCATGTAGAATCCTCTGGTGAGTAGGACTTTGAGCCacaatccccccaccccacccccacgaaATCAGAGTAACACTTTGTGGCACTTGACTTTGCCCACAGGAAGGGACACTGAGTCCTAGCCTTATTTCTCCAAATCCTGCCATCAAAGAATGAGATACACAGCAACAGGGCCTACCTACCAGGTTTAGAATGCAACCAACAGTAGTGACAACAGCCTTTCTGTTTGGGGGAGGTGACCCATCCCTAGCAAGGGATACCTTGCTGGCCTGAAACCTGCTATGTAGATCAGATTAGTCTCAGACTCatagaaatccccctgcctctgcatcaTCCTCTGGAATAGACTTCAGTCTACCCATGTTTGGAGAAATTCTCTGAGGCTAGATTAAATAACAGTAGACTTTTTCAATTTTTGAGAATTCATAGTAGGGCTGTATTATGATCGGTTATTGATCTCAGGCACTAAAATACGATCATATCCACCTCCTGTCTAACTCCTTTCATATCTCTCCCACCATgccctctcccaacttcatgtcattttccttgtTAACTCAGTAAGTCCCGTTACactctccacatgtgcacaggtgGAGGCTATTCCATGGAGCATGGGAAACGTACTATTGATACCCTTTCATAAACGAATGCTTTTCCCTTCCTAAGCAACTACCACCTGCACATAGGTCCCCAGTGAGTGGTTGGACCTGGAGATCATCCTTCATCTATGGTGAAATTTTGACAGAGTTGGTATTATGTAGGCCTTGGACAGACCAGCTTCCCTGGGTATATTATTGTGATAGTCCTGTCAGGCCCACAAGACTGAATTTCTCAACACTCTTACCTCTTCTTTGGATTATACGTTCTCTCCAACCACACTTCTGCGATGCTGCCTGAACCTTGGTCATGGTGGGGATAATAGAGATGTGCCATTTAGGATTGGGCACTCAGTCTCTTATTCTTAGCACCTGGACAGATTGTGTATCACTCCATTGACTACTACTATCCACTGAAAACAAAAACTTCTCTTCCAAGGTTGGTAGCAGCCCACACCTATGGTCTGGATGTTTGATTGAGAATAGTGCCTACAAGCTGTTATTTTTGAGTATTTGGCACCCAATTGTTGCAACTGTCTAGAAAAGAATAGGAGATGCTGCCTTTTGAAGGAAGTGGTGTGTAGGGGGGAGACAGGCTTTGGGGTTTAGAAAGCTCATACCATTCtcagttctctctgcctcctacttttgGGTCAAGAGGTAAGCTCTCCACTATTTTCTTGCCACTTTGTCTTTGGTCCACCATTATAGAGTCCAACCCTGTGAAAACTTAGGTCCAACTTCAGCGCTTTCTTATACAAATTGCCTTGGACATGGtgccttatcacagcaatagaaaagaaactaagactgatgggtataaaaataaatatttagaaggtaattTGATAACATAACCATTTTGTTATATGACATTTATTAGAGTACCAATGACCTCCTCAGCCAGTGGGTACCTACCAGGATTATAGTACTAGGCATGAAATTCCCTCCCATGGTGCAGTCTTCAAATCTAATAAAAAAGAAGTTAGTTACGCCATAATACTCATACCATTACTGAAGCAGTACACAAAGCTTGTCTGACATTGTTAAAGCAGAGTCTTTCTTGTTGTTCGTGTCATGTTTCACACTCCATTAATCTGAACTTAAAGCCTCCAGGTGATGCCCTGCCCCCTTCTGACAGAAGGATGTCTCGGATTATAGAAGCACTCTCCCACGTAAAGGTTTTTACATGACTCtgggggaccaaactcaggttgtgggGCTTGCACTGtggtgcttttacctgctgagccatctcaccagcccaagagCATTTGTGAATCAGAATGTGGAAGTGGCTGCAGCACACTGGAGGATAAAGGAGAAATGCTTTGGTTTAAGAGAGGGAAGTCTTTGTTACCAACACTATCAGAGAGTTCGCCTAATACTTCCTCGTCATCGAGTTCATTGGAACATGCATCCTCTTCATCCTCATCTCTTGGTTCAGCGGACTCGCTTTTGACAGGGCACTCCCCGTTCGGGTGTAAGAAGGTGTTTTCTTTTGGCCTTTCACAGTAGTTCTCTTGATCTCTGCTCTCTGACATCTTGCTAGATTCAGATGATGAGTGGCTGAGGGAGACGGAGGTCATTGGGGTGTTCATTACTAAGCTAGACAGATCTCCCAGATTATAATTCCTCACAGTCAGTAGGAATGCAGATCTGTAGCATCTGTATTATATGAAGAATCACAACCTGTCTGCACATGCCTGATCGACTGGCAGTATTGCTTCCTTCCAGTAAGGGGATTGATTTTCCAGCACATTGGACAACAACATGAAACAATCAGCACCTAAGATTTAGTCTGAAATTTTCTGGATATGTCtgtgtcagaaaaaaatgaaagttggaACCAGGCTTGAAAAACATTCAGTTGATATttcagtcagtgttctattgctgtgaagagaaaccaccgtgaccacagcaactcttataagagaaagcatttgacTGGGttggcttacagtgtcagaggcttTAGTTCATCGTcctcatggagggaagcatggcagcacacagacagacatggtagctgagagttctccaaCCACTCctctggaggcaggaagagagagactctgggcttcgCATGGGCTTCGGAGGCctcaagcccacctccagtggcacacttcctccaaaaggtCACAATTCctatcctttcaaatagtgccactccctggtgaccaagcattgcAATCTGtgtgcttatgggggccattcttttcttcttcttcttcttcttttttttttttttttttttttttttggtttttcgagacagggtttctctgtttagctttgcgcctttcctggatcttgctctgtagaccaggctcgcctggaactcacaaagatccgcctgcctctgcctcccaagtgctgggattaaaggcatgcgccacccccGCCTGGcaagggccattcttattcaaaccaccacagctggtgTCAGGTAACTGCGTGTAGAAACCATTTCTGCATGAGCTCTGGACTTTAGATACTTTGGGGAGAGCAGGCATAGCGCTTGTGTTTTGTTGGCTTTAGTCAGCTTGTtataaagcccaggctggccgcatATTCACGGTGTTCCTGCTTTagattcccaagtactgagatcacaCACAAACATCAAGTTTATTGTGGTTTTACACTGactttgtacatgtgtgtatgtatgtgtgtgctgatgtgtgagcatgtttgtgtatgcatgatACATTCGAATGGGTGTatgcaggccagaggacaatcttggtgCCATTACTTTTCAAGTGCCATCCaccttgtctttttgagacaagatttttcaCCGGGATCCACTTTGTTTAGGCTCTCAAACCAGGGAACCCCAGGGGTCTGCTTGTCTTTGTCTGTCTGGTGACAGGCTTACAGACTTGCACCACCATGCTGGATCTGTTACTTGGGGGCTGGGGATTAAAGTCATGTCCTTGTGTTTGAGGTAAgagctctttaccaactgagctttGTCCCCATGCCCACTTTCTTCTCATTTTGACAATCTTCCCCTTGTCTGAGCAATATTCTCTCAAGATATCAATAACTTACCATCTGGTGGTTTGATTACGATTACCCCTTGTCACTGGGGGAGATCTGCCCCTGCCTGATGTGAGCCTACATTGGAGTATGGAAATGTGGGGGATGGTATGGGACATCATGGAGTTAATGCTGATGCAGAACCTTTTACAGACAATTTTAACCAAATAAAAAGTATAGGTCAGCCTTCCTTggtatgtattaaaaaaaaaaaaagaaagaaagaacaagaaaagataACCTCCAACAACTACAGAAACGTCCCTGCAGATTTCTTTGCAGAATATCAGGAGACAGCAAGCCCAAGAGAGAGAGCACAAAAACCAACAACTATCTATTGATGGAAAAACTTCTGTTTAGGGAACAAATGTTCAATGCCTTTGAATTATTCAGAGGTACTGCTTGAAGTGTGCATTGTTTAGCTATGTCTAATAATCTTTGCTTCACAGGAACATCACAATAAAATTTATGAACATAAAAACACAGGCCTAGAAAGGGTTTGCCCATTAACAATGTGGTTTGAAAGATACTAGCTTggtaaaaagtttttaaaatagtgCATATAGAAGTTTTATGATACAAGAGGCATGAATACGTACGAAAGTGCATCACTTATGAACTAAACAAAAGTCAGAtgacacacgtgtacacacatgcatatacataactgtaaacacatcatatacacatcacatatacatataccacacacaaatatgtacacacacccagacacacatcatacacttatgcacacatacacacatgtacacatgtgcacacacacacacatagacacacacagacacacatacacacacacaaatttaggGTGGTTTTTTGGGACATGgttttgttatgtagcccagactgaccttaaatTCATAATCTTCTACCTCTTCTTTCCATGTGCTGGAATTTCGAGCCTATGGCATCATGTCCAGAGAGACTTTATATTTAAAAGGGGTTTTAGCacaccaagtgtggtggcacatggcggCCATTacttcatgtgtgtgtctgtcggcATCATAAGAACTTTGCTCAACACTGGCCTCCCTTTGAGGACAATCCATTTCCTCTTAAAATGTAAACCCGAAATGGGGCTTGGGTTCTCAGGCTAGCACTGAAAACAGCACATAATAATTAAGCATTTCTTCATGTGAGGCTAACAGTGGGAGCTGAGCTGGGACTTATTCTGAAAGAcccccccgaaggcagtcttccctcaggagagacccttgcccaaggaacacaccgaaaccacgaatcagatgcaaactgcaagaggctttattccggaacacgggtacccggggcgacacagtctctcaagaagctcaagggactggcgcgtgcacgggctggagcagagggtttttatagggtcgggcacgggtacagaaacaagaagcctggttacagagttttgattggatgatgcaaatgaggccagttctgattggatgaggccaggttcaaacccaggtcagctcgtggtttctccccgagcttctgtctagggtacagggtgttttcccgacctttttctgaccttttagttcctcgctctggggctaggtggctaactgagctcctcagtacctctcaggctttattcaaaagcagctgagccaagctatgttaggcggggaggctgggggtctttcattcccccattttcttatctcaggaatggaatcctccattcatggggaagattggtgacgtgactcgagttccatctggttgagcctttggtattgctgggttaataccaaagtctgaacaatagagacgcgttccctgataaattggacaagtctacttaggatacagggcccgaacgtcaggaggagtaatagaatcagaaggggtcccagaagggtggaaacaagggtggtgagccagggggaccttctgaaccatccttcaaaccatccctgttgctcttcagAGAATTTTTGTCTCTATTCTAATCGTTTTCTCAATTTAGCCATGCTATCTCTTACCACCCCAGTATGATCCGcattcctctttaagggcggCACATAACCCTCCCTCCTGTAAGAATAGGACGTCGAGTCCCCTTCTGTTCTGGAGCACTATTtcagagagggaggtcagggatttttctaaggcgcttactgattcctctaggtcccgaatgtcctgattcatggccgcttggagctgtctgaattgttgggtttccattagggcggtggtgcctgtccctaccccggctgctattcctcccatagtcagccccccccccaataataGGGCCAGAGTGAGAGACGCCGGCTCTCTCTTATACCGATAGGGTCTCATCTCAAAGTGTGGGTAAATCTCCTCTGGTGTATGATATACAACTCGATGAGCAtataggtaccattagggccggtgacataaccagagacagcACTTATAGATAGGGTGCGGctacacaggtgttggtgggtgcgggggacgctccctagacatagtccttgtcctgacaccCCTGAGATTGTAagcttatgttgggctgtccctagacattggcccggagggggactgtgagtgttaagcccctgctagcagacccaaAAACCGGTCTCCGGCTCCCAGCCGGGGCGGCCTGGCAGTGGCCGGAGTTATACCTAGGCTGGCAATCGAACCGGGTCGAGGGGCaatcttcgggggtgctggaacaggtaaggaggggcgcttctggtcagagagaacctgattggggcctaTAGGGCGGAGGCCTCCCCAATCTTAAGCTCGACAGTGAATCCTACGCCCCGATCATATCCGGCCTCAtataacctgagcccccaagtgcGCCCCCGCTGCCAGCttctatcagccttccccgggccagtgaaagttatatttagggggagtcagagcccgggctcgaatcggctgatctcggtggacccagctgagcaagacccccccccccccccccccgcctgtagccttcctgaaacctctattgggctggagctaggactccaatatgctgtgccagtggtctcgcagccccattgggcgcagaagaaatttccttccccccccccccgcatttgagggcccagcccctcccatccccccggaCAGACATGaaagtccgactgggcgaatctacatcttgctcgagggtgacggcatcccggatccggccaatgcacccccccccccccgggtgggtggaggagtttgAGGCATCTGCCAAACcatttccccagtttgtgagatgaccttatgttcctgctgggtcggtctccccggcagccttcacatgagaggcgtggatccatgcagcaatcgaccttgagtgcagtgggggtggtcagcaagacagtgtagggccccttccaccgtgactctagattctggtggcgccggacccaaacggagtccccaatctggaaaggatgggggaccaccggcttgtccagctgctctcggtaggctcCAGCCAAGGGTctccagatctccttctgcaccagctggagggctgtagatgtgcctctaaagtggggctggtggcaaaagatgagatatcaggatggagaaatttcacgactgggggtggggtcccatatagaatttcaaaaggggttaggccgtgcggcccaggagtattccgggctcggtaaagagccaagggaagtaggagcacccaatctctagtgccacttgcaagcgttaatttggttaaagtctccttaattgtcctattagctcgctctacctgtcctgaactctgggggcggtttccaattaacccccaataatttggccactttctgacttaccagagagacgaaggcctgcccgttgtccgaccccaatatatgaggcatcccataTCTGGGGAAGATttcttccaacagtttctttgttaccatATTAGCCGcctcattcttggttggaaacgCCCCAAttcatcctgaaaaggtgtccacgaaGACCAGGAGGCACCGGCACCCACAGAGTCCGGGCCCAACCTCCGTGaagtctatttcccaatgtacaccTGGGCGATACCCTCGTTGACGAGCCCCTTTGTTTAGATGAATCTTTCCTGCATtgacctgagcacaggctgggcaggtggaAGATACCTGCTGAGGCACCCGGTCCTGGTTTAGCACAGTCCCAGTATTTTTGTCCAGCAGGGTCTTTCAAATGGGTCAGTTCATGAAGGAACCTCAGCATATATCGGGTATGGGAGGTTGGCATGACCACCCGATCCCCTAATATATAGGCTTGCCTCTGCGGGTCGCagtccgcccccattttctttgctagctcatggtccTCGGGGCTGTATGGCATGGGCTCTCTCCCGGGCGGAGGAGGCTCCGGGGTGTCCTGTATAGCCATTAACTGGCTACTCCCTGTTGGCTGGGATGCCACTGTCCGGGCGGTCAAATCCGCCAGCCGGTTTCCCTTGGCTATTTTGGAGTTGTCTCTTTGGTGCCCTGGGCAGTGGACAATACTAAGCTGGAGCGGAAGAAACAGGGCCTTCAGGAGGTCCAggatttctttcttgttcttgatCTCCTTACCTGCGGATGTTAGCAGGCCTCTCCGCCGGTAGATTTCACCATGGACATGTGCAGTGGCAAAGGCGTATCTGCTATCTGTATACATGGTGAGcttcttaccttctgccatccgAAGGGCCTGGGTGAGGGCGATCAGTTCCGCTCGCTGGGCCGAAGTCCCAGGCGGGAGAGCCGAGGCCCATACCACTTCGGACTCAGTGGTGACAGCTGCCCCAGCCCTGCGTCCTCCTCCTTCCAGGaagctgctcccatctgtgtaccagacgATGTCTGAGTTCTTAAGCGGCCGATCCGTCAGGTCAGGGCGGGTGCCATGTGCCTCGGCCAAAATCTGGAGGCAATCATGCTCTATAGATGGGCTAGGCAGCAgcagcaaggtggcagggttaagggagACTATGGGTCCGAACGTGACCCGGTCTGAGTCTAGGAGTAAGGCCTGGTAATAAGTCATCCTGGCGTTGGAAAGCCATCTATCTGGCGGTTGTCGGACCAAGGCCTCCACGGCATGGGAGGCCAGTACAGTCAGGGGCTGGCCTAGGGTCAGTTTCCCGGCATCCTTGAGTAGAACtgcaatggctgccaccatgcggaggcagggaggccatccTGTGGCCACGGGGTCTAACTTCTTAGACAAGTATGCTACAGGTCTCTTCCAAGGTCCCAGTTTTTGCACCAGTACCCCTTTAGCATAACCCGAGTTCTCATCTACAAACAGTTCAAACGGCTTGGTAATatctggcagacccagagccggggcctcaagtaaggcctGTTTGATCCGTTGGAATGCCTCCTGCTGTTCCTCTCCCCATTGGAACATTACCCCTGGTCTAGTGAGGGGATATAGGGGGGCGGCCAATTCGGCGAACCCGGGGATCCATAAGCGGCAGTACCCAGCCGTACCCAGGAATTCCCGTACTTGGCGGGGGCTACGAGGAGGGGGAATGGAGAGTATTGTCTCTTTCCTTGCCTCCGTCAACCATCTCTGCCCCCCAGTCAGGGTGTAGCCCAGGTAAGTAACCTTGTCTCGGCAAATTTGTGCCTTTTTGGCCGAGGCTCTGTAGCCCTTCTGTCCAAGCCTGGCCAGTAAAGCCCGAGTGCCCTCTAGGCACTCGACCTGACTCCTGGCTGCCAGGAGTAAGTCATCTACGTACTGGAGCAAGGTCAGGGTTGGATGCTCGACTCGGAACCCGGCCAGATCTGCATGCAGGGCCTCATCaaagagggttgggctatttTTGAAGCCTTGAGGGAGCCGGGTCCAGGTCAGCTGTCCCGAGAGTCCCTGCTCTGGATCTctccattcaaaagcaaacagtAGTTGGCTTTTAGGGTGCAGTCTcaagcagaagaaggcatctttcaGGTCTAATACCGTGTACCAGACGTGCGTCGGTGGGAGGGTACTCAGGAGGTTGTAAGGGTTAGGCACCGTGGGGTGTATGTCCTCCACTCGCTTATTGACCTCTCTCAAATCCTGGACTGGCCTATAGTCCCCTGTCCCTGGTTTCCTAACAGGCAAAAGAGGGGTGTTCCATGGGGACTGACAGGGCTTCAGTACCCCTTGGTCCAGGAGCCTCCGGATATGGGGTTGGATTCCCTCATGAGCTTCCCATGACATTGGGTATTGTCGGATTGAAACGGGAGTCGAggaggcctttaatgagatcatcagcggtggctgatcgcgtgccaaccccaggcccccagtctctgcccaggcgcgaggaaactctctcaaccagttctgtagctcctcaggtgatttctccgggggttctgactcaaacaaacggtattcttcctctaaattAAGGGCAAAGATTTGTATAGGGTCTCCTTTAGGACCCCTGACCCTCGGTCCcttctcatcaaaatagatttgcgcCTTTAATTTGGTTGGTaggtcccgtcctaacagcggagggggcattcaggtatgtgcagaaaggagtgagttacttgccctgaagccagttgaacttttctctcgatagtccaataatatctcttgtttccagttgccccctgcaccagtgcagaatgccgactaagaggcactccggcatgagttaggactgaatgttcggcaccagtatcaaccaggaaggtcacgggctgccccccgatcttgagggttatcctaggctcaggggggggctcctggcctcgacccccctagtcccccagactaaggaggtccacggtcttgggcttgggccggcggggtccttgtggcttcttggggcattctcgggcccagtgtcccttctccttgcagcaagcacattgatctttatctaggggtggcctccttcgttctcccgacctgtctccctctctccgctgtctcTGAGATACAACGGCGGTCAGAATtttctttatctccctatgctgtttcctatccctttcctcttgtttctgccatctcttttcctcacgctcttcaggagtttctctcttctctgcttccttcattaggtctggcaaccctaacaCCTATAAaccctccaaccgctgcaatttaaatgcagcgggtgtctcttcctttattcccttcctttccctgtatcacattcccttAAATCTCCTCTCCCTGTGTCacattcccttccttttcccttcctttctatcacattcccttcctttctaTCACATCCTCTTCCTTTCTATCACATTCTCTTCCCTTCTATCACATTCataggccttctagcggccgctcggagacccgctaaga encodes:
- the LOC131899763 gene encoding LOW QUALITY PROTEIN: uncharacterized protein LOC131899763 (The sequence of the model RefSeq protein was modified relative to this genomic sequence to represent the inferred CDS: inserted 4 bases in 3 codons; substituted 1 base at 1 genomic stop codon), whose amino-acid sequence is MAVKLVQDIPCCILMVPILDDKSPGRGAPSPSGWTRSASSRRGGGFRRSGGGFRHRGGGGGGGRISGRDSAIGGQPVTFLVDTGAEHSVLTHAGVPLSRHSALVQGATGNKRYYWTIERKVQLASGQVTHSFLHIPECPXPLLGRDLPTKLKAQIYFDEKGPRVRGPKGDPIQIFALNLEEEYRLFESEPPEKSPEELQNWLREFPRAWAETGGLGLARDQPPLMISLKASSTPVSIRQYPMSWEAHEGIQPHIRRLLDQGVLKPCQSPWNTPLLPVRKPGTGDYRPVQDLREVNKRVEDIHPTVPNPYNLLSTLPPTHVWYTVLDLKDAFFCLRLHPKSQLLFAFEWRDPEQGLSGQLTWTRLPQGFKNSPTLFDEALHADLAGFRVEHPTLTLLQYVDDLLLAARSQVECLEGTRALLARLGQKGYRASAKKAQICRDKVTYLGYTLTGGQRWLTEARKETILSIPPPRSPRQVREFLGTAGYCRLWIPGFAELAAPLYPLTRPGVMFQWGEEQQEAFQRIKQALLEAPALGLPDITKPFELFVDENSGYAKGVLVQKLGPWKRPVAYLSKKLDPVATGWPPCLRMVAAIAVLLKDAGKLTLGQPLTVLASHAVEALVRQPPDRWLSNARMTYYQALLLDSDRVTFGPIVSLNPATLLLLPSPSIEHDCLQILAEAHGTRPDLTDRPLKNSDIVWYTDGSSFLEGGGRRAGAAVTTESEVVWASALPPGTSAQRAELIALTQALRMAEGKKLTMYTDSRYAFATAHVHGEIYRRRGLLTSAGKEIKNKKEILDLLKALFLPLQLSIVHCPGHQRDNSKIAKGNRLADLTARTVASQPTGSSQLMAIQDTPEPPPPGREPMPYSPEDHELAKKMGADCDPQRQAYILGDRVVMPTSHTRYMLRFLHELTHLKDPAGQKYWDCAKPGPGASAGTAQHKLTISGVSGQGLCLGSVPRTHQHLCSRTLSISAVSGYVTGPNGTYMLIELXYHTPEEIYPHFEMRPYRYKREPASLTLALLLGGGLTMGGIAAGVGTGTTALMETQQFRQLQAAMNQDIRDLEESVSALEKSLTSLSEIVLQNRRGLDVLFLQEGGLCAALKEECXDHTGVVRDSMAKLRKRLEXRQKFSEEQQGWFEGWFRRSPWLTTLVSTLLGPLLILLLLLTFGPCILSRLVQFIRERVSIVQTLVLTQQYQRLNQMELESRHQSSP